One stretch of Brachyhypopomus gauderio isolate BG-103 chromosome 10, BGAUD_0.2, whole genome shotgun sequence DNA includes these proteins:
- the LOC143526033 gene encoding protein FAM222A — MLACLQRRQNQPLQHQLCAAKVLDAPVIQKSDLSSMRSTRYPSAAELDAYAQKTADSPLSIKIFPSNIRVPQHKQVGRTVNGLDTTAQRFGPYGQPYSGCYRGLLTIAKTTGTMTKCVLKGSDGKRTRLSPIQMAVAPYAPPSHRQRACGVELCKPPAAPSVPTHPGVVAAAVASAVCLSGGRSLALAPHSDHTAHSVVRQMARASRSQGPHVPGEAHSSPSRQTATAAVCSDVSFGLAGPSHSSLAGPAHSSLAYSGAVLPAQPADMAKAAGYMDGMDYALWQPKHQRHPQQQKQHYQQGGALRVYGAGGGGVSAVSASPEVCLPVGTTQLAYRGHTLSGGTVGMLDKLSPSPLNCVAAHGELAVGHFFPPPWNGVLATPDTDCYNPQELPLGSVGLGPAHGPTHTRQGHAHAVPPPYVGPCCGMPGRGLCQASLLSSSLQSLECLISEIHPPCIKERMLGRGYDAAAMPRPLDHQPLHIQLPVFR; from the exons ATGCTGGCCTGCCTGCAGCGGAGACAGAACCAGCCCCTCCAGCACCAACTCTGTGCCGCCAAGGTCCTGGACGCTCCGGTCATCCAGAAAA GTGATTTGAGCTCCATGCGGTCCACGCGGTATCCCTCCGCCGCTGAGCTGGACGCTTATGCGCAGAAGACGGCAGATAGCCCGCTGTCCATCAAGATCTTCCCCTCCAACATCAGGGTCCCGCAGCACAAGCAGGTCGGTCGCACCGTCAACGGCCTCGACACCACAGCCCAGCGCTTCGGCCCGTATGGCCAGCCCTACTCGGGCTGCTACCGGGGGCTGTTGACCATCGCCAAAACGACCGGCACCATGACCAAGTGCGTGTTGAAGGGCTCTGATGGCAAGAGGACTAGACTGTCGCCCATCCAAATGGCGGTGGCCCCGTACGCACCACCCAGCCACCGGCAGCGGGCGTGCGGCGTAGAACTGTGCAAGCCTCCCGCCGCGCCCAGCGTCCCCACGCACCCCGGGGTGGTGGCTGCAGCGGTGGCCTCGGCCGTCTGCCTCTCCGGCGGGCGGAGCCTGGCTTTGGCGCCTCACTCCGACCACACTGCGCACAGCGTGGTGAGGCAGATGGCCAGGGCCTCCCGTAGCCAGGGCCCGCACGTGCCAGGGGAAGCCCACTCCAGCCCCTCCCGCCAGACGGCCACCGCCGCGGTCTGCTCGGACGTGAGCTTCGGACTGGCGGGCCCCTCCCACAGCAGCCTGGCGGGCCCCGCCCACAGCAGCCTAGCCTACTCCGGAGCCGTGCTCCCCGCGCAGCCTGCGGACATGGCCAAAGCGGCGGGCTATATGGACGGTATGGATTACGCTCTGTGGCAGCCCAAACACCAGAGGCATCCGCAGCAGCAGAAGCAGCACTACCAGCAGGGCGGCGCCCTGCGCGTGTATGGGGCCGGCGGTGGAGGCGTATCTGCCGTCAGCGCGTCCCCGGAGGTCTGCCTGCCGGTGGGGACGACCCAGCTCGCCTACAGAGGCCACACCCTCAGCGGTGGGACAGTGGGCATGCTGGACAAActcagcccctcccctctcaacTGCGTGGCGGCCCATGGTGAGCTCGCCGTCGGCCATTTCTTCCCACCTCCCTGGAACGGCGTGCTCGCAACGCCCGACACCGACTGTTACAACCCACAGGAGCTGCCCCTGGGGTCCGTGGGGCTGGGACCCGCCCATGGCCCCACCCACACTCGTCAGGGTCACGCCCATGCCGTCCCGCCTCCTTACGTCGGCCCGTGCTGTGGGATGCCCGGACGGGGCCTGTGTCAGGCATCCCTTCTCAGTAGCAGCCTGCAGTCTCTGGAATGCCTGATCAGCGAGATCCACCCGCCCTGCATTAAGGAGCGGATGCTGGGGCGGGGCTACGATGCAGCTGCCATGCCACGCCCCTTGGACCACCAACCCCTGCACATCCAGCTGCCTGTGTTCAGATAG